In one window of Thermoanaerobaculia bacterium DNA:
- a CDS encoding glycosyltransferase encodes MRGPESPAASVAICTANRHDRLAETLGELLPIVDPRRAEVIVVDNGSTDATPELLARVVAAHPGKVRAVREERAGLSAARNRAVREAGGDILLFLDDDALPGPGWIEAYVAAFRDPRVAAAGGPVEPIFDGALPGWLDSRFLPYLSAWDRGSEVVPLRYNELPRGANMAFRRTSFTDYGEFLEQLGRKGNSLRSCEEIEYCLRLERGGQAILYLPSAGVRHHVGTQRLTVSWMAARFAAQGFSEAILDWRHAGRRGLATGLRRVARHDRDPGDDVLARCQRHACRGYRRGALYALLCVALYQAPAEIPLARFDPPS; translated from the coding sequence ATGCGCGGACCCGAATCGCCCGCCGCCAGCGTCGCCATCTGCACGGCGAACCGGCACGACCGGCTCGCCGAGACGCTGGGCGAGCTCCTGCCGATCGTCGATCCCCGCCGCGCCGAGGTCATCGTGGTCGACAACGGTTCGACCGACGCGACTCCCGAGCTGCTGGCGCGCGTCGTCGCTGCCCATCCCGGCAAGGTGCGCGCCGTGCGCGAAGAGCGCGCCGGGCTTTCCGCAGCGCGCAACCGCGCGGTGCGTGAGGCGGGCGGCGACATCCTGCTCTTCCTCGACGACGACGCCCTGCCCGGACCCGGGTGGATCGAAGCCTATGTCGCTGCGTTTCGCGATCCACGCGTCGCCGCAGCTGGGGGGCCCGTCGAACCGATCTTCGACGGTGCCCTCCCGGGCTGGCTCGACAGCCGGTTCCTGCCCTACCTCTCGGCCTGGGACCGCGGCTCCGAAGTGGTGCCGCTGCGCTACAACGAGTTGCCGCGCGGCGCCAACATGGCCTTCCGGCGGACTTCGTTCACGGACTATGGCGAGTTCCTCGAGCAGCTCGGTCGCAAGGGCAACTCGCTGCGCTCGTGCGAGGAGATCGAGTACTGCCTGCGGCTCGAGCGCGGCGGCCAGGCGATCCTCTACCTGCCGTCTGCCGGCGTGCGCCACCATGTCGGCACGCAGCGCCTGACGGTCTCCTGGATGGCAGCCCGCTTTGCGGCGCAGGGCTTCTCGGAGGCGATCCTCGACTGGCGCCACGCCGGGCGGCGCGGGCTCGCCACCGGCCTGCGGCGCGTCGCCCGCCACGACCGCGACCCGGGCGACGATGTCCTGGCGCGCTGCCAGCGCCACGCCTGCCGCGGCTACCGCCGCGGAGCCCTCTATGCCTTGTTGTGCGTCGCGCTCTATCAGGCGCCGGCAGAGATCCCCCTCGCGCGCTTCGATCCGCCCTCCTGA